The following coding sequences lie in one Glycine max cultivar Williams 82 chromosome 19, Glycine_max_v4.0, whole genome shotgun sequence genomic window:
- the LOC100301881 gene encoding monodehydroascorbate reductase 4, peroxisomal — MGRAFVYVILGGGVAAGYAALEFVKKGVSHGELCIISDEPVAPYERPALSKGFLLPEAAARLPSFHTCVGANEERLTSKWYKEHGIELVLGTGVKSADVKRKTLLTTTGETISYKILIVATGARALKLEEFGVTGSDAGNVCYLRDIADANRLVDVMQSCPGGNAVVIGGGYIGMECAASLVINKINVTMVFPEEHCMGRLFTSKIANYYEEYYKSRGVNFIKGTVLSSFDFDSNGKVTAVNLRDGSTLSVDMVVVGIGIRPNTGLFEGQLTLEKGGIKVNGMLQSSNSSVYAIGDVAAFPVKAVGETRRLEHVDSARKSARHVVSAIMEPNKTREFDYLPFFYSRIFTLSWQFYGDNVGEVVYYGDMSGSTFGAYWVSKDHLVGAFLEGGTKEEYEAIAKATRLRPVIEDLTELERQGLRFAVTVSEKPMASPPIEVRASDLLLEKPLYAWHATAGVIIAASIAGFAYFYGKKRHRW, encoded by the exons ATGGGGAGAGCCTTTGTGTATGTGATTCTTGGAGGAGGCGTGGCTGCTGGCTATGCTGCTCTTGAATTCGTCAAGAAAGGAGTCTCTCATGGTGAACTGTGTATTATTTCCGATGAACCA GTGGCTCCTTATGAAAGGCCCGCATTGAGCAAAGGATTTTTGCTTCCAGAAG CTGCTGCCCGGCTTCCATCCTTTCATACCTGTGTTGGTGCAAATGAGGAGAGGCTAACTTCAAAATGGTATAAAGAGCATG GGATTGAATTAGTTCTTGGAACTGGAGTTAAATCTGCTGATGTAAAACGTAAGACACTATTAACAACAACCGGAGAGACCATAAGTTACAAGATTCTTATTGTTGCTACCGGTGCTCGG GCTTTGAAGCTGGAAGAATTTGGGGTCACTGGATCAGATGCAGGAAATGTCTGTTATTTAAGAGATATAGCAGATGCAAATAGGCTTGTTGATGTTATGCAATCTTGTCCTGGAGGTAATGCTGTTGTCATTGGTGGTGGATACATAGGCATGGAGTGTGCAGCGTCTTTAgtgatcaataaaataaatgtaacaaTGGTCTTTCCTGAGGAACATTGCA tGGGTCGATTATTTACCTCAAAGATAGCAAACTACTATGAAGAATATTATAAATCAAGAGGAGTAAACTTCATTAAGGGAACTGTGCTGTcatcatttgattttgattccaaTGGGAAG GTTACAGCTGTTAATCTTAGAGATGGAAGCACACTGTCTGTGGACATGGTTGTGGTAGGAATTGGAATACGTCCAAATACAGGGCTGTTTGAAGGCCAGCTTACTTTGGAGAAAGGTGGAATCAAAGTAAATGGGATGTTGCAGTCAAGCAACAGCTCAGTCTATGCCATTGGAGATGTTGCAGCATTTCCAGTCAAAGCAGTTGGGGAAACACGAAGACTTGAGCATGTTGATTCAGCACGGAAATCTGCGAGACATGTTGTTTCTGCCATAATGGAACCAAACAAAACGAGAGAATTCGATTACCTTCCTTTTTTCTATTCCAGAATCTTCACACTGTCTTGGCAATTTTATGGTGATAATGTTGGGGAAGTTGTCTATTATGGAGATATGTCAGGTAGTACATTTGGAGCATACTGGGTAAGCAAGGATCACCTTGTTGGGGCTTTCCTTGAAGGCGGAACTAAAGAAGAGTATGAAGCCATAGCCAAGGCCACTAGGTTAAGGCCGGTAATTGAAGACTTGACTGAACTTGAGAGACAGGGTTTGAGGTTTGCTGTTACAGTTAGCGAGAAACCGATGGCCTCACCCCCAATTGAGGTTAGGGCCTCAGACCTACTTTTGGAAAAACCATTATATGCTTGGCATGCTACAGCTGGGGTTATTATTGCTGCATCAATAGCTGGATTTGCATATTTTTATGGGAAAAAGCGCCACAGATGGTGA